GCTGATCCGCTTTTTGAGGATTACAAGCATCTGGTTGGCGATTTCCACTGGAAGCCCGTTGAGATCTTTTCACTTGCTTTTCCCGACACCGTGGTCAGGCCCGAGGACCTCACCGTTATCAGTTGGGTCCTACCGCAGCGGGAAGCGACAAAAGCGGACAATCGCAAAGAGACTTTGTATCCGGCTAGGCGGTGGGTTCATGCCCGCTTTCCGGGCGAAGAATTCAACAATCATCTCCGGCGCCACGTGGTCGAAGAACTGAAGAGCGTTGGTATCAAGGCTGTGGCTCCAGTCCTCTTTTCTCAGTGGAGCATGGAGCGGTCGCAGGTTTACGGATTTGCCTCAAAGTGGTCGGAGCGACATGCGGCTTATGCAGCGGGCCTGGGCACCTTTGGCCTGTGTGACGGGCTCATCACTCCAAAGGGAAAAGCTCACCGGGTCGGCTCCGTGGTGGCCAATCTGGCCGTTCCCATTGAAGCCAGACCCTACGACGATCATCACGCTTACTGCCTGTTCTTCTACGACGGTTCCTGTACTGGTTGCCGCGAACGGTGTCCTGTTGGAGCCATAACCGAAGAGGGACATAACAAGGAAATATGCTGGAACCATGCGGGAGTGACTTGTGCGCAGTATGCGAAGGAGAACTACGGTTTTGACGGCTATGGTTGCGGGCTCTGCCAGACTCGCGTGCCGTGCGAATCCGGAATTCCGAAGAGGATTCTTAAAGACATGAATATATAATGCTTCCGAACCTCGGGTCATAGCAGTTCGCGTTCAAACAGTGAAAAGTCTGTTAGGTCCGGCGCAGACCTGGGCAAGCTGTGGACCGTGGCTCTCCAGGGCGGCTCTCGATTGGCTGTTGGGTGCCACTGACCTGGGCACCAGGTCAGTGCTGAGGACTTGTGGTGATTGCCAAAACTGATGTTCGTTGGCCCCCGACGGCCCTCCTGCCATTTCTGCTTTGCTCACCCCGTCGTTCCCGCGAAGGCGGGAACCCAGGGAATGCAGGGAAACGCTGGACTGGATTCCTGCTTCCGCAGGAATGACGGAATGGAGTTCCCCCGAAACGGACAAAAATTTGACAACTGCCATAAGGCATCTTCACCGTTTGAAAGCGAACTCAAATCAGGAGATTCGCAGGCTGTCACCGTGAGGCGGAAACAGGGAACAGGGGTTGGAGTCCGGGGAAGACCCTTCCAGAAAAAGGGCCTCCCCGGTCAAGCGCTCACCGACTACTTGCCGGCCGCGAGTTTGAAGAATTTCTTCGGGTCGTCGGTGACAATGTAGATCACTCTCACATCGTCCGCGTTGATGGCCTGAGCTTTGGGAAAAGTCTTTTTCAGCTCTTCAACCCTCTTCTTGGCCGCGTCGAGGATTTTGTCCCGCTCCCCGAATACCATAGTGCCTGTAGGACAGGATTTCACGCATGCAGGTATCATATCGTTGGTGATCCTGTCGAAGCACATGGTGCACTTGGACATGAGCTTTGTTTTCGGGTCCTGACGGGGAATGTTGTACGGGCACCCTTCAAGGGTAGCCTTGAAGTCAAGTTCCTTGGTTTTGGGGGTATAGAGGACCGCGCCGGTTTTCTCGTCCACTACGATCTCATCTTTTTCCGCCGCAGCCATGCACCCCGGTGAAAGACAGTGCCGGCACTGCTCGGTGAAGAAGTACCAGTATTGCTTACCGTCGCCGTTGGTACCCTCGGAGTACCGCACTATCTTGTAAGTGTCGAATGAGAGATCCAAGGGATTCTCATGTGTCCCGACCTGTTTGGTTTGCGTTCCGGGCAATTGATTCCATTGCTTGCACGCAACCTGACACCCTCGGCACGCCGTGCACTTGGAGGTGTCAACTAATATGGAATAACCTTCAGCCATTTTGCACCTCCTATGCCTTTATCACGTTTACCATGAAGGCCTTGGACTCAGGGATCATGGTGTTGGGGTCTCCCACGTTGGGCGTGAGCAGGTTGGCGCTTTCGCCGCCTTCTTTCGGGACCATCCACCCGAAACACCACGGCATACCGACTTGATGAACCGTAAGTTGTCCAAGCTTGAAGGGCTTGAAGCGGGTTGTGACTATCGCGAAGCATTCTACTTCACCGCGCACCGACGAGACTTTGACTTTCTCGCCGTTCTTGATCCCGCGCAGCTTGGCGAGTTCTTCGCTCATTTCCACGAACATTTGAGGTTCGGCCTCTACCAGCCACGGCTGCCAGCGGGTCATGATCCCTGTCTGCCAGTGTTCCGTGACTCGGTAAGTTGTGGCCACAAATGGGAAGCGAGGATCGCAGGTGAGGTGCTTGTCCAGCTCGCCCTTGAAGATCTTGATGGTCGGGTTGACGAACTGGCTGGAAAAGGCGTTCTTTGGAACCGGACACTCCAGCGGCTCGTAATGTTCCGGGAACGGCCCGTCATTGAGCCCCGGTCCGAAGATACGTCCGAAGCCTTCCGCTGTCATGATGAACGGGTATTTACCGGCCTTTTCATCGCTCAGCGGCGGCGCGGGCCCGTCGGGCACATCGCCGACCCACTTGCCGTCCTGCCACTTCAGCAGAGGACGCTTGGGGTCCCAGGGTTGGCCGTTCAGGTCAACCGACGCCCTATTGTAGATTATCCTCCTGTTAACGGGCCATGCCCATGCCCACTGTGGAAAAAGTCCGAGTCCAGTAGGATCGTCTTTTTTCCTCCGAGCCATGTTGTTGCCGTCGGCATTATAGCTCTGGCTGTAAATCCAGTTGCCGCAGGATGTGCTCCCATCAGCCTGGAGCATCGGGAAGGCGGGAACGGGATCGCCCTTCTTGAACTCTTTGTCCGCCACTTTTGTGTCTTTCAAGAAGAAGCCGTTGATCTCCTTAGCCACTTTGTGGGGATCAAAGTGGCCCTTCGTGTCAACATAGTCCCACTTCAGGTTGAGTACCGGCTCAGGCGCTTTGCCGCCCTTTTTGTACATCTCACGGATCTTGTCCATAAGAAGGACCATGATGTCGCCGTCAGGCTTTGCGTCGCCGGGGGCATCTACGGCCTTGTAACGCCACTGGGCCCATCTTCCGCTATTGCTGATACTTCCTTCTTTCTCCACCGAGGCTGCGCACGGGAGCATGAATACCTCGGTCTTGACGCTCTTTGGATCCATTCCCGGGCCCTTCCAGAAGGAGCCGGTCTCGTTATCGAATATGTTTACGTTCACCAGCCAGTCCAACTTGGCCAAGGCTTGTCTGACTTTGTAGGCATTCGCGCCGCTGCAAGCCGGATTCTGGCCCCAGGCGAAAAATCCCTTGATGCCGCCCGAATACATAACATCAAATAGATTCAGCCAGGAGCAGTTCTGACCGGGCTCCAGCTTGGGCAGCCATGCGTAACCAAAATCGTTTTCCTTGGTGGCCTTGTCACCCCAGAAGGATTTCAAGAGGCTTGTCGCGTACTTAGGGAAATTGGACCACCAGTTTACCGACCGAGGATCTTTAGTGGCGGGAACAGGCTTGAAGTACTCCTCCAAAGTCTGCTGGGTGGCCAACGGCATCCTCAAGTAACCGGGGAGGATGTGAAACAGGAGGGCCTGGTCAGTGCTTCCCTGAACGTTGGATTCGCCGCGCAGAGCGTTTACGCCGCCTCCGGCGATGCCCATGTTGCCCAGCAGTAGCTGAATGATGGACATGGCCCGAATGTTCTGGACGCCGACCGTATGTTGGGTCCAGCCCATGGCGTACATAATGGTGCCCGCTTTGTCCTTGACGCCGGTGGTTGAGTACAGCTCATAGACCGCAAGCAGGTCTTTCACCGGTGTTCCTGTAACTTCGGAAACTTTCTCGGGCGTGTAACGGGAGTAATGGGTTTTGAGAAGCTGAAAGACCGACCTCGGATTCTCGAGCTTCATGTCCCTTACAGGAATGCCATTGTCATCCTTCTTGAGCGCCCACAGGGACTTGTCGTACGACCGGGCCTTTTCGTTGTACCCGGCGAAAAGCCCATCCTTGAAATCAAACTTGTCGTCAACGATGAGCGAAGCATTGGTATAGTTTATTACGTACTCGGGGAAGTACTTCTTGTTGTCGATGATGTACTTGATCATGCCTCCCAGGAACGCTATGTCCGTCCCGGAACGCAGGGGAGCGTACAGATCGGCTTTCGATGAGGTTTGGGTAAAACGGGGGTCGACCGAAATCAGTTTGCCGCCCTTATCTTTGGCCCTTTGCACCCATTTCATGGATATGGGATGGTTGGCGGCAGCGTTGCTGCCCATTATGAGGATAACATCACTGTTCTTGAGGTCGATCCAGTGATTGGTCATTGCGCCGCGCCCGAACGACTCTGCCAGAGCCGCAACAGTGGCGCTGTGTCATATCCGGGCCTGGTGCTCGATGTAAACAAGCCCCAGCGCCCTCATCATTGCTTGAAGCGGCCAGCATTCCTCGTTGTCCAGGGCCGCGCTCCCGACGTGGGCTATGGCTTCGAGACGATTAACCACCTGGCCTTTGTCGTTCTTCTCGATGAAATAGGCGTCTCTGGTGGCCTTAACTCTCTTTGCGATTTCAGTCAGAGCCCAATCCCAGGACTTTTCCTGCCACTTGTCGCTGTTCGGCGCCCTGTAAAGCACCTTCTTGAAGCGGTTGGGGTTGTCTGCGGTGGTTTGAAAAACCGACGCGCCTTTGGCGCACAATGAGCCTTCATTGGTCGGGTGGTCCGGATCGCCTTCGATGTTTATGATCTTCTTGGCTTTTGTGTCGGTGCTACAGAGTAGTCCGCAGCCGACAGCGCAGTACGGGCAGATCGACGTAGTTTGCTTGGCGGTCTTCATCTTATCCATCTTCAGTTCCGCGGCATAGGCCTTTACTGGTCCCATGTCGATTCCCAGAGATGAAAGCGCCAAGCCCGCTCCGACGGCGCCAGAGATCACAAGGAACTCTCGGCGTGTCACACTCATGGCGTGCTCTCCTTTCTAGTAAAATGGGAAGTCATTTCTGAACCGGGCAAGAAACCTCGAGTCTATATATGAAGTGGGTTGACCCCAGACTTTGAGAAACACCAATACATTGCTCCCGGAGAAGGGCTCCGCAAGGACCTCTCCCCAAGGGCGAACATCAGGCGGCTATGTAGTTGTGATGGGAAACGGAAACTGCACCTATTACACTCTGCAAGGGACATATTAATTTAAGGGATAATATAGCGTCAATGCTGAATTCTCAGGTAGGAATTGTAACATGCTGATTAAATAAGGGATGATCTATCGAGGCGGCTCTCTGAGGTCATGTCAAACGAGACGTAACCACCTTTTTTCGGTCATGGTTTTGGTAGGAATTCAGCGCGAAACGGATTCCCCGCGCGGCGCGGGTAAATCAACCGCTTTATTATAGCACTTCTCGAAAGTTATGGCAGATTGAACGGTGGGTGCCACTGCTGGCTTGTCCAGCAGTGCGATTCTATTCGGAAAAAACTTTTGAGAATCGCTGTACCCGTTGTCAACGCCTCATTCCTCGCCCTTGAAGACAACCAGCAGCATTTTGAAGCGCTTCGCAGCGTGCAGCGCATGGGGCACATTTGCAGGCATGGCCACGACCTCGCCCGAGCCGACCACCATTTCCGTGCCGCCGATGTTTATCAACGCCTCTCCGTCCAGCACCTGCACGAATGCATCCCCTGCGGCTGTGTGAGTGCTAAGACCTTCTCCTTCAGCGAAAGCGAAAAGGGTCAGGCTGAACGTCTTGGCTTGAGCAAATGTGCGGCTTACAACACGGCCTTCCTGGTAATCGACCATGTCCACCAGAACTTGCGGCGCGGCAAATTCGATATTCTTGATGAAACGGCCTTGATGCATCTCCTTCACCTTCCTTCAACAAATTGGACGAATCCGGTCTAGGAAAAATCGTTCTCACAAGGTTTCTTATATCGCGATGCCAAAAATAATGTCCCATTTTCTACGAAAGACCCCGCGTCTGTCGGTAATGTGCCACGGTTGGGAGAATTTCTCTTCATCGGGTGCCACTGCTGGCTTGCCCAGCAGTGTTTTCTGTCGACGCACTGCTGGGCAAGCCAGCAGTGGCACCCAAGCAATAATGTCACGCCTAGCATGCTGAACGAAAAAGGACGAAATTTTCGACAATAGGTATAATCATCGCGACAAACAGGCGCAATGGCGCTTGATGTGATATTATCTCGTAAGCCTTATTGATAAGGATTTCGACCCAATTTGGAAAACACCTTCCGACGAAACGGAGAACGACCCGATGGTAAGAGCCAAAGTCTGGTTCAGGTGCGCTGCCATGCACGACCCTGTGATGCCGATACTGGTTAGCCCCGCCGTGATCGGATGGAAGGGACGCAACAGAGTGATCGACCTGACGATCGAGCGTGAATTCACCGGAGCGGAACTGGTGAAGCGGATGAAAGGATGGATCACAATAGATCCGAAGCGGGCCATCAGCTTATTTGAAACCTACGGCCGCCTGAAATGCTTTGACAATGGGGAACTGGTGGTCGAAGTCGAGGACGAAGAAGCTCTGGAAGCCCTGAAAAAAGACCTGGCCGCGAATTTCGGCGATCAATGCGATGTGGAACGCATCGGATAACGGATGGCTTTTAATGAATGAAATCGGGGTGGTTTCTGCAAAGATGGGGTCACTGAGCCGCTCCGTCCAAGGTGATCTCTATAGATGAGTCAATGGCAGACGTGACCCCTTTTAAAGTTGGAGGCCTGTAGTAGTTGCCGGGGACTTTGACCTTGTTGCGAGCACCGTTTCCAAGGGATTGGTAGGGTCCAGAGCCTGCCCCGGACCGCGATCCGGGGTCCCTGCCGGACCGAACTGATTGATTTATCTTCGCATGGTCCACCGGCACGGAGGCCGGTGGCTACCAAATGCAAAAGGACTCCGCGGATTCGCGTTGAGGGGTCACGTCTGCTCTTGGCTCATGCTGAGCTGTCGCTCGATGGCTTTCACTCGTCCTTTCAGCCTCTTGTCGGCCTTCATCGCATTCTCGACGCGAGAAACTACGCTGCTCACGCTACTATAGTTGCGCAGCCTAAAGGCTTTCCCTATGATCGCCAAGGTCTCGCCGGTAAGACGTCGGGCAAGATAGATGGCTACGTTTCTGGCTTGGTTGTTCACCCCCCTACGACTCGACAACAGCCGGCTGGGCCGTACTTCATAGTTCGCACATACGGCCTTTTTTATGGCGTCCAAACCTGGAGCCAGCCACCGCGACTCTGGGGTCTCCTGAGGATCTCTAAGGTTGTGAAACTTCGCCTTCACCCAGTCAATAAAGCCCTCTGATCCCAGGATGGATGGAAGATTTTTTCGAGAAAACAGACCCGTGAGTTTATCCGATTCCGCTTCTGCCATGAACTCCCGGTACGCCGCGGCCTGCTTGGCCTTGTCCTCACAAAGCATGGGGAGGACAAACTCACGGTGCAGCCAATCCCACTTGCGTGAGCCAAAGAGATAAGCCTTGTGGCTACTCCAGGCGTATCTGTCCAGCCTGCTTACCAGGTCCGCGCGCAATGGGTTGCGATGGATGTATCGGAGCAATGGCAATAAATAGCTGTCCGCTTCCACCAGGATGGCCTTGTACCGTCCTCGGAACAGAGGGCCGTCGCATTTGTGGGACCGATTGAACCGCTGAGTGTGCACTCCATCCACATGTCTCATGAACCGCGAAAGACCGGCGCCAGGGGTCTGGACCAACAGGTGGTAATGGCTCGGCATCAGGCAGAACCCCGCAATCCGAACATTCCACATCGCGGAGCCCTGCCGCAGAAGTTCCACGAAGCGCAGATAATCCTCCTGATCGCAGAAGATCTCTTCGTGGCGTCTGCCTCTGTTCATGATATGGTACCACGCGTCCGGGTACTCAATGCGTAAAGGTCGTGACATAGCCGAACCATATCATCAGCCGGCAAATGAGTCAAGGGCAGACTTGACCCCATTTGATTGTATGTCCCTGCTTTGGAGGGTCAGAAAATATGCTGAGCGGCCTCATGAGTCCGCAGGTTTTGATCGCTCCTGGGGTGGCAGCGAAGGACAGTACCTCTCATCTATTTCTATCAGTCCGCGGCATTTGGCACGTAGCCAAAGACTAAAAGCAAGCGTGAAAGGAACGCAGGTGATAAGAGCCATGAGAGCTGGCAACCATCGGCTGCCCGTCGTAAGCCAAGTGTATTTGGCAACCGAAAAGGCAGTAAAAGCCATCACAGGTATCCCTAGTCTCAGCCAAAGCGACATCCCCCTACGTATCCTTGCATACTCTTTGGCTGACGGGACAATGTATCCGCGGTGACTGGAGTCCCAGAAACTCTTCCAAGGAAAGAACAACTTTCGACCTTCTTCAGAAGCATATAATTGCCCGTCGATAGCGCGATCGATGTAATCCTTGCCCGTGGTCCTTTTCGATTTACAGGCTGCGCATTCGCAATCGACATTCCAGGACATTTTGACTTGCGATTCCGGCAATCTCATTTCCGATATAATTCTTTTGACCAGTCCTGGGTCCTCGAGAATGCACTTGTCCGCTTGCACTCTGTAAATACCCTCTTGAGTGCTGAAGACTACCCGCCCTCGTGGAAAGTGGTAAGCATTGTATTTCTTAAGCTGAGGGAAGCATGGGAGCAGACCTTCCTCCCAATACTCAGGATATTCTTTGTCATAGATTTTGACATACTCCGACCTATCGGCTCGTGCTGTGGGGACGCCTTCCCAGTATAATTGCCCGGCCACAAAGTAGAATAAACCCACACAAGGGCCGGATTTTTTGGACTGATTCAATTCCCGAGACTCACCTGGAGGCGAGGGGGTGCCATTATGGTCCTCACTCTTCATCACGGGTTCCTCCGGAGCTTTTTCTAGATCCAGATTTAACACAACAGCGCCCACCTCTTTTCCTGCTCCCATCACTGCGCTCCGCACGACTTCAAGTATTCAAGCACTTCGGCTTGACCGTCCATTTCGGCTAGCCTTAGAGCTGTCACGCCAAACATGACCGTTATGTTGCATTCGGCGCCATTTTCGACAAGCGCCTTGATGACTTCGAGATGGCCTCCCCCGCCAATGGCGCCTACCAAAGCCGTAGCGCCATCTTTTCTCTTGGCGTTCACATCTGCCCCCTTTTCGAGGAGCAGTCGCGTCTCCTCCAGGTAACCGCTATTGGCTGCCAACATCAGGGCCGTGACACCCTCTTCGTTGGCCGCGTTGATGTCTGCGCCTTTTTCGATCAGAAGCTCAAGTACCTGCCTCCTACCCATTCCAGCAGCAGCCATTAAGCTTGTCACGCCGGCCTTGTTCCTGGCATTGAGGTCGGCACCTTTCTCCGTTAGCAACTTCACGATATCCAGGCTGCCCTTCTCAGCAGCGTACATTAGAGGAGTCTCACCATTCTTTCCCCTGACGTTAACATCGACCCCTCTTTTCAGGAGAGATCTGATCAGCAAGAGGTCCTCATTCGCCGCTGCGGTCAAGAGTTGCTCGTTCCCGACAGGCCCCGTGTCCCTTGAGCACCCAAGCCACGGCACCAGCGCCAAGACCAAAACCACAGCCAACCACAGCTTTGTGATCAAGGGAATGCGTCGAGTTTTCATAAAAATCTCCGGTTCATGCTGCAAGAGCGTTGGAATTTACCGCGGAGAGCGCGGAGGACGCTGAGACAAAGAAGAAAAAATGAATTTATCTGTGATCTCTGTGGTCTCTGCGGTGAACAGGCTTTTCCCCCGCTCTGTTCCCGATCCTGGTATGCTCTGAAAAATCCTCGTATCCCATAACGATAACAACTCCTCCCGAAGTAGTGCCGACCCCAAATAGCAGTGCTAAATCAGTTAAGATTACGCAGTAATTATTAGGAAAGCCGCTGTGACCGCTGGCTCCCCGGTCCCCCGGCAAAGTCATGGGATAAAAGAAAGAGGTTGCCTTAGAGGCGCCTCATGGAGATCTGCATCCATTATGCAAAATACCGCCCGCGTCTCAAGAAAAAACACACTTCGAGATTAAGCTCTTGGTTAAGGGCTGGGGAAAAATCAAGGAAGGCCGGGAAAACAGACCTGGCCCATGACCCAAAACGTCATACCGATTTGCAATGAGACTCGGAACACGCTGCGAAGAGGCACGGACCTGCTCGGGCCGGTCCGTGGCATCCAACGCCGGCGTGAAGTTGAAATATTGGGTGCCACTGACCTGGAAACCAGGTCAGTGCCGGCCGAGTTGGAGGCCTATAGCAATTGCCAAAGATTTTGACCTTATTGCAAGCACCGTTTCCAAGGGATTGGTAGGGTCCAGAGCCTGCCCCGGACCGCGATCCGGGGTCCCTGGCGGACCGACCTGATTGATTTATCTGTGCATTGTCCACCGGCACGGAGGCCGGAGGCCACAGAATGCAAAGGCACTCCGCGGATTCGGACATTATTTTTGGCAACAGGTATATAGAGGTTCTCGAGAGTAATCACGGATTGAAATGCGGGTGCCACTGCCCGCTTCATCTTGACTCGCCCCGTAATTTGCGGCGGCCATAGGCCGCCCTACGTTTGCAGTCCCAGGCTTGGTGTCCTCTCCCGTAGGGCGGCCTATTGGCCGCCGTTGACCCAGACGCCACTGTGGGTTCATTCCGCGAAAACTTTTGAGAATCAGTATAAGTCGCTTCTTTGAAGGCGAAGCGGTATCAGAACGAAAAAACGGAGCCAAAAGGTCAGCTCCGTTTCATGAGATAATTCTCATTGTGGCAACAGGGTTTTTTGCTGTTGCCTGTTTTGTCTCAGGATTATGTAAACTCGTTAACTCCTTGCCCCATAATGCTCCTTTCGTTTGGGCCGACAAATCAGCCGTTAGAAGCAGCATTCGACGC
This sequence is a window from Desulfomonile tiedjei. Protein-coding genes within it:
- a CDS encoding epoxyqueuosine reductase — encoded protein: MTKDTRRWLTGIIEEFVETSPENSLKMEPDEKAWDEVLVSFSSGADPLFEDYKHLVGDFHWKPVEIFSLAFPDTVVRPEDLTVISWVLPQREATKADNRKETLYPARRWVHARFPGEEFNNHLRRHVVEELKSVGIKAVAPVLFSQWSMERSQVYGFASKWSERHAAYAAGLGTFGLCDGLITPKGKAHRVGSVVANLAVPIEARPYDDHHAYCLFFYDGSCTGCRERCPVGAITEEGHNKEICWNHAGVTCAQYAKENYGFDGYGCGLCQTRVPCESGIPKRILKDMNI
- a CDS encoding 4Fe-4S dicluster domain-containing protein translates to MAEGYSILVDTSKCTACRGCQVACKQWNQLPGTQTKQVGTHENPLDLSFDTYKIVRYSEGTNGDGKQYWYFFTEQCRHCLSPGCMAAAEKDEIVVDEKTGAVLYTPKTKELDFKATLEGCPYNIPRQDPKTKLMSKCTMCFDRITNDMIPACVKSCPTGTMVFGERDKILDAAKKRVEELKKTFPKAQAINADDVRVIYIVTDDPKKFFKLAAGK
- the fdnG gene encoding formate dehydrogenase-N subunit alpha; translated protein: MSVTRREFLVISGAVGAGLALSSLGIDMGPVKAYAAELKMDKMKTAKQTTSICPYCAVGCGLLCSTDTKAKKIINIEGDPDHPTNEGSLCAKGASVFQTTADNPNRFKKVLYRAPNSDKWQEKSWDWALTEIAKRVKATRDAYFIEKNDKGQVVNRLEAIAHVGSAALDNEECWPLQAMMRALGLVYIEHQARIUHSATVAALAESFGRGAMTNHWIDLKNSDVILIMGSNAAANHPISMKWVQRAKDKGGKLISVDPRFTQTSSKADLYAPLRSGTDIAFLGGMIKYIIDNKKYFPEYVINYTNASLIVDDKFDFKDGLFAGYNEKARSYDKSLWALKKDDNGIPVRDMKLENPRSVFQLLKTHYSRYTPEKVSEVTGTPVKDLLAVYELYSTTGVKDKAGTIMYAMGWTQHTVGVQNIRAMSIIQLLLGNMGIAGGGVNALRGESNVQGSTDQALLFHILPGYLRMPLATQQTLEEYFKPVPATKDPRSVNWWSNFPKYATSLLKSFWGDKATKENDFGYAWLPKLEPGQNCSWLNLFDVMYSGGIKGFFAWGQNPACSGANAYKVRQALAKLDWLVNVNIFDNETGSFWKGPGMDPKSVKTEVFMLPCAASVEKEGSISNSGRWAQWRYKAVDAPGDAKPDGDIMVLLMDKIREMYKKGGKAPEPVLNLKWDYVDTKGHFDPHKVAKEINGFFLKDTKVADKEFKKGDPVPAFPMLQADGSTSCGNWIYSQSYNADGNNMARRKKDDPTGLGLFPQWAWAWPVNRRIIYNRASVDLNGQPWDPKRPLLKWQDGKWVGDVPDGPAPPLSDEKAGKYPFIMTAEGFGRIFGPGLNDGPFPEHYEPLECPVPKNAFSSQFVNPTIKIFKGELDKHLTCDPRFPFVATTYRVTEHWQTGIMTRWQPWLVEAEPQMFVEMSEELAKLRGIKNGEKVKVSSVRGEVECFAIVTTRFKPFKLGQLTVHQVGMPWCFGWMVPKEGGESANLLTPNVGDPNTMIPESKAFMVNVIKA
- a CDS encoding cupin domain-containing protein, whose product is MHQGRFIKNIEFAAPQVLVDMVDYQEGRVVSRTFAQAKTFSLTLFAFAEGEGLSTHTAAGDAFVQVLDGEALINIGGTEMVVGSGEVVAMPANVPHALHAAKRFKMLLVVFKGEE
- a CDS encoding transposase, translated to MNRGRRHEEIFCDQEDYLRFVELLRQGSAMWNVRIAGFCLMPSHYHLLVQTPGAGLSRFMRHVDGVHTQRFNRSHKCDGPLFRGRYKAILVEADSYLLPLLRYIHRNPLRADLVSRLDRYAWSSHKAYLFGSRKWDWLHREFVLPMLCEDKAKQAAAYREFMAEAESDKLTGLFSRKNLPSILGSEGFIDWVKAKFHNLRDPQETPESRWLAPGLDAIKKAVCANYEVRPSRLLSSRRGVNNQARNVAIYLARRLTGETLAIIGKAFRLRNYSSVSSVVSRVENAMKADKRLKGRVKAIERQLSMSQEQT
- a CDS encoding ankyrin repeat domain-containing protein is translated as MKTRRIPLITKLWLAVVLVLALVPWLGCSRDTGPVGNEQLLTAAANEDLLLIRSLLKRGVDVNVRGKNGETPLMYAAEKGSLDIVKLLTEKGADLNARNKAGVTSLMAAAGMGRRQVLELLIEKGADINAANEEGVTALMLAANSGYLEETRLLLEKGADVNAKRKDGATALVGAIGGGGHLEVIKALVENGAECNITVMFGVTALRLAEMDGQAEVLEYLKSCGAQ